A region of the Melospiza melodia melodia isolate bMelMel2 chromosome 14, bMelMel2.pri, whole genome shotgun sequence genome:
GTGTCTGTCTTCTAGATGGGTCCTTTCCAGAGCCAAGAAAGATGATACAGATGATGAGATTGCCAAATATGATGGTGAGTCCAACCCAGGTTTTGAATGATAAATGTTTCTGATGCTGTTTGTCATGTATGAAAAAGAGGTGCAAGTCTGTCTTTTCTGTTTCTCAGCTAAAATTATATTCACTGAAGAAAATGAGAGGGATGTTGCTTGGCTAATAATATAAAATGTAGTTCTCATTTAAAGAAAATATCCATTCAGAAATGTTGAGATAAATGAGTGTTTGATCAATTTCCTCCCCAGGTAAGTGGGAAGTCCAAGACATGAAGGAAACGAAGCTTCCAGGAGACAAAGGGCTGGTAATGGTGACCCGAGCCAAGCATCATGCAATTTCCTCCAAACTTTCCAAGCCATTTGTGTTTGATTCCAAACCCCTTATTATACAGTAAGTAAAGAATAATTTGATGTTCTGTTGATCCCAGGGTGACATGATAGCAAGCTGAGGTTAATTCCATAACTGAGCTTTTGTTGACTGGGGGTCTAGATGACACCAGATGTTGTAACATATTATTACACTGTTTTGAGTAAGAGTAAAATAGTAACCCAGCTTCCCAAAGTGGGGAGTTAGTAACAGCATGGGTCCTTCTGAAGCCTGGAAGTCTCTGCAAACGAGTCTTGGTAACCTGTCTTGTGGCTTCAGTTGACTTGATTTAATTGTGGTAACAAGGTCAGGCAACTGACTTTTGTACTGCTAATTGTGGAAGTCCTTGTCCTTTTGAAAGAATGCTGGCCTGTAAGTAGGTCAGGGCACTTTCTTCTACAGTAAACTGCCCCCTGTTTCTGAGGAGAAGTGGACAGAGGGGTAAAGATGCATTTGTTTCCTCCTTCCTGTGTCTTAGTTCGTTTGCCATGCCATGGAAGATGAACACCTTACATAGGTCACAACTATTGCAGAAGAATCTCCTTGCATGTATCTGAGACTAACAAGTCAGGGGAAAAACATAATTCAGTGAGGACAGTTGAGTTGTGCACTATTAGTGATGTTATCAATTTTAAACAAAGAATAAATTGATTTGTATTTGCACAAGATAATGAATTGGTCACTTTGCTTTGCACTGTTTAATTTTGGCTCAAAATACTAGGCTAAAAATAAAGCCCAGTGGTCATTCACTCCAGCTGCTGGCATTGTGAGAGGATCAAGCATACTTAGCTTATTCCTGACAGAGATGTTTTGCCTTTTTCAGACTCCTTGGCATCCCTAAATACTGTTGTATGCTTATAACCCTAAAGGGGCTTCTCCTAAAATCCAATTGTTTTTGCTTTGAGTCCTGCAAACTGAGTTGTCTGCCTACTGTAGTAGTTGTTGGGAAAATAATTGGTTTGCCTCAATCCCTGTTGAAAGCTTTTTATTCTTCCTCTCTACTTCTAGGTCATTATTGTTTAGGCCAGCACTCAATTTCTTTAATCTCTTCTGTCAGGTTAATTCTTATAAATCTTCAATTTTTAAACTGTTTCTCAGACTCTTGTGAATATTTTCTTAGTCCTTTTTTCTATATGTATCTATATGATGGTATCTTTAATATTCACTGGATAAATGATTTaaagcaaacaacaacaaaacagtgTTACTGTTAATTTGTACTGACAAAATTGTAATTGTGTattgcaaaaataatttttcctcaTGTATAACATGTGCTCTCCCCTCTTCTATCCAAAACTAAAATTAGGTATGAAGTAAACTTCCAAAATGGAATAGAGTGTGGTGGGGCCTATGTGAAATTGCTTTCAAAAACCCCTGAGCTGAACCTGGTGAGTAATGCTCCTACTTTTGGGTATTAGCTGGGAAAGAACTTGAAGttttttcactttgcttcttTCTGAAGAAACCTTTTTAGTGAAGGCGGTGGGGCCTGATTGCCCAAGTACTTTGCACTCAGCATTTTCCCAGTGCTTTCAGTTGGAGAGGATAAGTACTGAAATGTGACGGCCTCTTGAGTGGAAACTGAAGTTCCCTAATAGCTGAGCAGTTGTAGACCTTTGCCAAACTCTGCAGTACTTCAGATTTCCCTGGGTTCTAGAATGAAAAAGGAGGTGCTTAGTAGAGTGGCCAGCTCCTAAGGCCCAAGGGCTGCATTTTGTCCTCTCACTGAAGTGGTTTAGCCTGTTCAGACAAAGCTGAACTGCTGGGTAACCTTGTGTGGGCTCTTCTAGCCTATGGGTTTACTTTAGCCATTTTCCTTTTATGACTTGTTATCCATCCTTCTTTTTTTGTGCAGTCTCATTGGAGTTGTATTATTAATACAGTTTCCAAACTattaaaaaatctccaaaacaaCCACAAACACCCAGAACACAGCTTGGCTGCCTGATCAGTTTCATATGTGCATTGAATTTTCCAATAACATTAGCAAGAACAAATGGACTTGCAGAGCTCAATGATGATTATATCCAGTTAGAGCATAGATTGAGGCATACCCCAGTTCATAAGTGTACACTAAATGCAGCTTTGCTTCACTTTTAGTGCTGCTTATCACTTGGTGTGAAAGGAACTCAGTGGCCTTGCTAGCCTTTCATTACAGCCAGTAGCTGATACTTGTAATtaataacatttaaaatactttgTTGTAATGTAGAGATACCCACAATGTTTAAGTGTGTCACACTAATATTTTGGATAACACCTGAGTAGCTGGTGTTTTCCACGTGGAAAGTGGAGCCCAAAGGTGCAAAATTAAGTAGCTGGGATAGTTCTTAGCACATTATTTTTTCTTGAGGCTTATATGAGGAACATAAGCTTTAATATGGAGACTTCATGGGTTTGATATTCACATTGCAGAATAGTTTTTAATGAATTGGGAATTCTTATGCCAGACAATGACTGAAGTTGTATTTCAAGATAATGCAGGGAGTTATTGTGTTGTTTTATAGGATCAGTTCCATGACAAAACTCCATATACAATAATGTTTGGCCCTGACAAATGTGGAGAGGACTATAAATTGCACTTCATCTTCCGGCACAAAAACCCAAAGACTGGCAAATATGAGGAAAAGCACGCAAAGCGCCCAGATGCAGATCTGAAGACTTACTTTACTGATAAGAAGACTCATCTTTATACTCTAGGTATGGTGACTGCTGACTATGCATATTAATAATTACTACATCTTCTTCACCAGAAGCTCAAAGTGAGCCAGATGAACAGGTGAATATTTGTCCCAATGCACCATACAACTAAAAACTGCTTGAAAGCTTTAAATACAAAAACTGACTGTCTGTGCAAAGGTTGATTTCATCCTTCCAGGAACTCTTGATTCATGTAAGAAAGGTCATGCAACGTAATACTTAAAGGACAAACTGAATTTCAGGGCAGTTGTAAGTAACTTGAACTAAGTATGTTTGTAATAATTATCAGCGTGTATACACTGCCTGAATGCTGCCTCTGGGTAACATGGGGTAAGCTAAGCTTTAGCTGTGGAGACATCATAgtttgttttagttttgtttgtatttttttctgcGTCCATGTACCAGACAAACTCAGGAGTTCTTGAAATAGTGTCTAGTATATTAGCTATCATCAAAATCTTTCAGGAAGTACTTAGGAGTGTCTCTGTCTTTTCCTACTACAGAGACAGGAGTAGATAAAGAAGTGAGATTAAAATCCTCTAAGTCAGTAGTAGAAGGTCTTAGTCTGGAGTAGAATGTGAGTATATACATTCTTACTACTAAAGCAATACTTCCTGTGCCAAAGTCAACTTGTTGTGGTAACTGCTAAATCACTTTACAAAGCTCCATGCTTTTAACACACGTAGGACTTCTGCCAGGAGTCTGCCTTCTCACAGAGTGAGATGTGGTGCATCATCAGTAGTTGTACTTTGGTGTAAGGACAAAGGTTCTTAGCAGTTCTTTAAAGCAGTTGATGGGTAGGTGGTAGCTTGGGTTGTACAGTGATGCTTTATGACTCATGCTTTGTGTAGTACATGCAATGACTACATCAACTTTTTTTCCTTACAGTCTTGAATCCTGACAATAGTTTTGAGATACTGGTTGATCAAACAGTTGTCAACAGTGGGAATTTGCTGAATGATATGTCACCTCCTGTGAATCCACCCCGAGAGATTGAGGACCCAAATGACCAGAAGCCTGAGGACTGGGATGAGAGACCAAAAATCCCAGACCCAGATGCTGTTAAACCAGATGACTGGTAAGGGGTGTTGGAAGGGTGGAATTGAGGGAATCCTTAGCCCCATAATTTTGTCTTGATCAAAATTAGTAGTAGTACTTTGCAATTGGCACCTTGATATGCCATGAGGCACGTGTGTTAGGATTGCAAGGCAATTCCTTTCTGAAATCATGAAGTCACCCTGACAGAAGGGAAGGTGGCTGGCTGTCTAGAGCAGTGGGCTGGTTCAAAGTCTGTAGAATTGTGCCTTGGGCTTAAGAACTTATGTGTTGTCTGTGCTAACACATAATGCTCTGCCCTCAAGGGATGAGGATGCTCCTGCAAAGATCGCAGATGAAAATGCTGTGAAACCAGAGGGCTGGCTGGATGATGAGCCAGAATATGTAGCAGACCCTGATGCTGAGAAACCTGAAGATTGGTAAGTTTACTACCTCTTGCAAATGGCAGCAATTATTTCATGACTTTGGTACTGACATTTGCAGTTCATTATTGCTTGCTGATGAAGTTGCTGTTCAGGCTGTTTTTCTCCAAAAGTAGAAGGCAGTGGTCTGAGGACTCATGTTCAGCATTCACCTCTGCGTTTTTCAACTCTTCTGTGACTGTAAGCAGAACAGGGCAGGGATGTTTACCTTGAAGTAGAACCTGCTTGGAAGGGGCACTGGGGGAGACTGCGGTCAGGGACTGGCTTTTGTTGATCTTCTGTGCTTCACAGTCTTTGAAATCCTTGTTTCTTCTGCAGTATATTTATCTACAGACTTATGCTATGCAAAGTTTGTGTCTTCATTTAGTGATAGGAATTTAGATTTTCCCAGAAATCAGACATTGTCTGAGTCATGTTCTGTATGAAGGCAAGGGGTGGACTTCAAAACTGAGTTTGCCTTTTCAGGGATGAAGATATGGATGGTGAATGGGAGGCACCTCAGATTGCAAATCCTAAGTGTGAGACAGCTCCTGGCTGTGGTACCTGGCAGCGCCCAATGATTGACAATCCAAACTACAAAGGCAAATGGAAGCCTCCTATGATTGATAACGTGAACTATCAGGTTTGTGTTTTCATTGCTTAAGCTGGTGGCCAATAAAGCATCTCTCTCACAAAAAACAGAATGATTCAGATTCAGCAGATGTAATTAGAAGTTCAAGTGCAGTCACTATTTTTCTGTGTTTCAAGTGGACAAAGTGCTTTCTTACCAGGCATTACTTCTTTGTATTGATTCCCAAAGACTGATGAGTTGCACCTGTAGATGTTGTAATTAAGTGCAATGGATTGTTACATCTCTCCATTCATAATGGGCTGAAAACGAAAGTTTGTCTTCTAGTAGATGAGGCTGAAAGTGTTTTGTCTTTTCTAGGGTATATGGAAACCTAGAAAGATCCCAAACCCAGACTTTTTTGAAGACTTGGAGCCTTTCAAGATGACTCCTGTCAGTGCTGTGGGGCTTGAGTTATGGTCCATGACATCTGACATCTTTTTTGACAACTTTATTATCTGTACTGAGAGAGCTGTGGCTGATGATTGGGCCAGTGATGGATGGGGACTGAAAAAAGCAGCTGAtggtgctgcagaggtgagagagGAAGGTTTAATTGTGTGCTGTGGAGTGGAACAGTAGAAGCACCTCTGCTGTTCTCTCTCTCAGCCTTTGTCAATATAAGCTGTATGTGCTAAGGCTGAGGGTTTTGCTAAACCAGGTGGGAGCCTCAATTAATAATTACAGTGTGTTAATGGTTGCTATAAGTAACTGAGAGCACTCACTGCTCTCCTCTGAGATTTTGCTCTGATATTTGGACTGTTTAGCCCAATTCTCATTTATAAGCTATGGGAAAAGTACTTGTGCAGGTTAgcttgatattttttttctttttttttttttttaaggtctgAAATACAATGTTTAAAGTTGCAAAAAAGCCTATTTGAAAATGTTGTAGGTTAAATTGAGCTGCTAGCTTGCTGTATGAGGTGGAATTTGACAGTGCTTTTGGTCTTACAGCCTGGTGTTGTGGGCCAGATGATGGCAGCTGCTGAAGAGCGTCCCTGGCTCTGGGTAGTCTACATCCTCACTGTGGCTTTGCCAGTGTTCCTTGTTGTCCTTTTCTGCTGTTCTGGAAAGGTAAATGCATTTCCTCTGATAATTAGCCTCAGGTTTAATAGGATGTTCAGTAAAATCTGCCTGAATGTCACAAATAATTGCCTGGGTTTGTCATTGCCTTTCAGAAGCAGCCAAGTGCTGCAGAATACAAGAAGACTGATGCTCCTCAGCCTGATGTGGTGGATGatgagaaagaagaagaaaaagataaaggagaaaaagaagaggaggaggaagaggaggatgcaaATGACGAAAAGCTTGGTAGGAAAACTGGGTAATCTGAGTGGTATTCTCCCTGATAGAATAAACCAACAGGATTGGCAGATAAGAAATAAAGCCAATGGTGAACTGAAAATAAGTCAGGTAggagaatgttttgggttttttttttttgtaattttaatttttttttccattttcccttgaAGAGAAGCAGAAAAGTGATGCTGATCTAGGAAGTGCTAgtcaagaggaagaagaagaggaggaggaggaagacaggAAACCTGCATCAGAGGTAAGAGTGCCTAATCTTTGAAGGAAGCTTATGCATTTTCTTTCCTAGGTTGTGTAGAACAGGCCTTACTGCAGTGTTAAAAGTTAACCTGTCTCATGTGACCCTCCCTCCCAGTTCAGAACTTTAGAAAACTTAATCTCCCTGAAGAATAGGAATTGCTGTGGCTGACATGAGCACGCTTGGGCACCCTGCTAAAGGCACTGCTGTAGACCCTGCCTTGAGAGGGGAGTGGGACTGTTGGAAGGCAGCTTCTTGAGGCAAAAAACTTACTCAGCTTCAATTGCAGTCAGGATGTGACCTTGAGTGCTCTACACTGGCACAATGACTCAAAAATGGGTGGAGTGTTGCTTGGAGTTAAGGGATTCTCCCAGCAGCAGAAGCTGTTGAGTACTCCCAACAAATGTACATCCACTGAAAACAAATAACTTGCCTGTTTGCTACAAAGTACTTTAAGCAGTAGATCCTTTCCAAAACTGAATTCTAATGTAAAAGTGAAAGTGGATTATTTTTCATAGATTTTTCTCAAAATAGTTATGAAGGGTATATTTAGATTTTGTTTTATTGATGTTTGCACAAATTACTTTCTTGCAGGAGGAGGAAACTGTGAATAGATCACCCAGAAACAGAAAGCCAAGGAAAGATTGAAAAAAGTCATAAGAACTTGatctgtgatttcttttttttgttgttgttttcaaaCATGGTTCTGGGAGAGGACCTTGGACACCTTACATTGAAACTTGGACAAACCTCAAGATTTCACCATCCACAGGTTCCAGTCACACGATCCAATGTAATGGAGTGTCTAGCAGTAAAATATTTGCAATCATCTGTTTTAAAGAGCATCATTCCTGTAGAAAGAAAGCATTTAATATAATGGGCTGTGGATTTTGGAATGTAACATAACTAACCTTTTCATTTTTGgttttaaatattcttttctgTTGTTAAGTAGATTGGTAGAATTTTTCCAGTCTCAAACCTTGGCTTAATTTAATATATTAATTAGTGAAATATAACAATGAATCTTGAAAGTGCTAGGTGATAAAAATGCAGTTTTGTAACTAGTTTTTTTTACAAATATGTAAATTCCTAAATGCACCAATGTCTTTATACCCCGAAAATTTGGTAATTGTTTGAAGATAAGTTGTCAATGCATTTGACAACACCCCTGCCCTCAAGAGAAAAGACAGCTGGGGGGAGATGTAGGGGGAACCAGTAGTGAAACTCTCTAATCAATCAACTTCATTcttttggggggaggggaaagaggaagaAGGGGTGGAAGGAAGGGGTTAGGCAGTCTAGAAAATATATGCATACTGTGCATGGCTAAAGCCCTGTTAAATGTTGACAAACAATCTAGGATTTGGAGTGGGTCATCTTAATGTGGCATTTAATCCTGCAGAGTTTGCAGACAACCAAGTTTATTTGTTCTTGAACTCTTTTTGTAAAGCTGAGGGTTGCTGGGGAGGTGTGGTTAGGCTACTTCCCCCTTTGCTCTCTGTTCAGCCACCGGTGTTTTCCTCTCTGTGACGACACAGCTCTTCCTGAGGGCAGCTCTGCCTCAGCTGCTGAAGCACTTCACGTTCAGCTCATTGTCAAACTCGATTTCATAGCTAGGCCTGCTCCTTTCCAGGGTCCAAACACTGAGTAGGACAGTGTCCCATATCCTCTCACTGTTGTCACTGTATGTCTGCTGTAGAAATGGGGGAGGTAGGCAGGTAGACAAGTTAAAGTGAGtatttgtaaaagaaaaaaaccacaaccaagatGTCAGTATTGTAGGTGGGGAAGGAGCATGTGGAATCTCCTAACTGGTATGTGAAACTGTTTTAAGTCCTTTTATCTGCTCTTCATGTCACAAGTGCATTCTAAATTATATTGTGAATGTTAGGAAATTCCAATTCCAGctgaataaatttttttaaagtgttgAGTCTACCATACTACACTGTttcaaacaccttttttttttgtggaatgcAGGTGAGCACTACAAGAGCATTACCTCTGAGGGTGAGATGGATGTAATTCATTACACTGTACCAAATATGTTTGCATTTGGATGTCTATGTAGATAAACTTTTGCCTTTGTTTAGAATGAAATTAAATGTCATGAAATTATTCTTCTTGCACTGAACTTAAACACTCCAGTGTTGTTTGGTCATATGATAGGTATAGTGTGTGGAATAGTTCCCAGGGGTTGTGGGGGAAAGAGTGTTCCAATTACCTTGCAAACAATCTAACCAATTACTAAAAGACtcttgttttgggtttggtttttttttttggtttttttttttttttttttgtaaaacacCTTTTGCTGCCTGTCCTTATGTTGTATCCCTTGGTTGTTGTGTTTGAAATATTAGTGATCACAAATGCATAGCAGGATTTCTTGATCTCTCTGCAGTGTACAAATAAACTATTGTAAGCAAGATACTGGAAGTAATTTCAGACTTCTGTTGGGAGCTATTGCATGTTTAGAATGCCTTTGCCTGTTGAACACCTGGTCAATACTGCTCCTTATTGCAAAAATAGCTTATACTCTGACATGGAAGATGTCATAGCTTAAGCATTGCTACTAGCTTGTTCTCAGGACTGTATTTTTATCAAGGAGCAGCTGCTATTTATGACTCTCAGTCCTTTGAGATGAAGTATATGTAAATGGTTTCAATTCAGCTAATGTTTTGAGCACaacataaaaattaattaatCTAATGGTTTTTTATCTTAATATGCAAATTGCCTTAAACTCCCAAACAATCCCTGTGCATACATGTTCTTTCAAAGCATCAAAAGTGAACTTGAGATCTGCTATCAGCTTTTGAATAGCATTATATTAAAGCTAATTGTAAATCTACATTTGCTTCTGCTAATTCTCCTGAAAAAGTCCTGTCTGCATGTTATGGCTTTTTTTGATACCATAGTGTATGCTTTAAATAATCACTACAATAAATGAAGACTTTCCAAAATGGATAGACAAGTtactttttatcctgttttctgGCTTGGGTGCCTCAGTTTGACCTTAGAATTGCTCTAATTTTTAAAGTCTTGGAGGAAAAATACAGCTACCTGCTTATCAATATACATAAAGCATAGCTGTGTTTTTTAGAGTTGTGAAACTCCACCTGGCTGTAACCTGTGAGCTGTGTTTGGAACTCTTACAGATCCTGGAAGGTGTATTTGGGCCTTTTGTGCCTGTGCAGCCAagggtggcagctctggacaAGGATGCTGAGCTTGAGGTGCTGTATCTGACAAGGGGGGAGTGCTGGGCTAAAATGGTGAATCCAAACAAAAGCCCTGGGCTCTGACACACAAGGCAGAAGTGCAGAGAGCAGCTTTCCTGCTGGAGCCAGTGGTTGGTAGGGGCAGTGCTAGGTCAGGGTGCATCTAACCCACTAACcctgccagcagcatccctggctgtgctctcccctcGCTGCCTTCCTCAGTACTCGATTGTCGCAGCTTGAGGCTGtggcctctgctctgctctgaatgTCTGGTTTTGAGATTGACTCCTGTACCTGAGGAGGGTTTCTTGCAAGTAATGACTGCTTGTACATGGCCATGGTTTTTTCTTACCCCTTCCTTACTCCTCCCTCACAAACTCAGCTCCTCCACTGAGGAGGGTACAGATGTGGGGCTTGTGACTGCTCTGCTCAACTCAAACTGATGGTTTGTGAACCTCTTGCCTCGTGGTTTGTGAAAGGGGTTTTTGGTtgattgggtttttgttttggtttcttttagttttttttttttttttttttagtgttgcTGGACACAACTACTGTGATTTCATGTCCATTTCAAACAGGTACTTGTAGAAGCaacttgaaaataaaaatgtaaaaactaATCAATAAAGAAACTTACATCTGGTTGGCTTTGTTTGTCTAATTAGCAAAGCTGGCTCGGCCCTCAGCAGGGTGAGGGTGCGGTGACCCGTGTCTCGCGGTTTTTGTCACTGCGGGGCCGAGCGGGTTCCGCAGAGGTGCCCGGGccacggggccgggccgggccgggctccgcTCCAGCGGCCGGGCTCCTGCCCGCCCCTCCCTGTCAATCACCCGCGGCCCCGCCTCCCGCCTCTTGATTGGCCGGGCCGTCGACGCTCCGCCCCTCCATACCTGTTCCTTTAAACcgcgccgagcgccgcccccagcTCGCCTCCGCTGCTTAATTCGCGCCTCCGCGCCCTCCTATTGGCTGGGAGGGGCGTCGGTCACGGCTCGTGACGCGCCGCGCGCCGTGACGTGCCCCCCACCCAGGAAGCTCCGCCCATTTATTCTCAACTCGGCTCTGGAGGGGAAAAACAATTTCAAGATGGCGGCGGCGCGGACAACAATGGGGGGCCGGGGGTCCGGGCCGGCCCGCGCCTGAGGGCGGCGGCGGAGGGAGCGCGGCGGGCTCCGCCGGGCCCCGAGAGgcgggcagggctgagggagagCGGGGCAGCGGAGCGGCGCCGGGCTCGGGGCAGAAGGAGGAAGTGGGGCGGGGGAGAGAGGAGCgggcgccgggccgggcggggggaAAGACCCGGGACGATCCCGGCGGGGAGCGCAGGTAAGGCCGGCGGGAGGGGCGGCGGAGGCCCCGCCATGGCGGGCGCCGGAGCGAGGAGCCGGTGAGCGGCGGCGGCCGCCCCTTCGCCGCCCGGCCCATGGTGCTGCCCCCCTGCCCCATGGCGGAGTTCGTGGTGCCGCGGCACAGCGCGGTGATGGAGCGGCTCCGCCGGCGCATCGAGCTCTGCCGGCGGCACCACAGCGCCTGCGAGTCCCGCTACCAGGCCGTGTCCCCGGAGCGCCTGGAGCTGGAGCGCCAGCAAACCTTCGCCCTGCACCAGCGCTGCCTGCAGGCCAAGGCCAAGCGGGCCGGCAAACACCGGCAGCcgcccccggcgccgccgccgcccgcgccccctccgcccgccgccgccgcggggagCGCCGAGAGGAGCGGAGCCAACGGGCTGGACGGCGAGGCGGCGAGCGGAGAGCAGCAGCACGGCCGCAGCAGCGCCCTGATCGCGGTAAGCGCCCCCGGGGCCGGCTGCTGGGGCCGGGGAGGGACCGGCGGTCGTGCCCGGCTGGCACCGGCACCTCTCGTCTGGAGCGGGatgggggaaggaaaaggagctcttgctgctgctgtggtggcCTGCGGAGCGAGGGCTGAGCTTGGGACTGCTCTGCCGAGTGCCCTCTCTGCTGTGTTACAACTTCGCAAACGATAAGGGCTGTTTTGTTTGCGCTCGTCACCTCTGCACGCTGGAAGAGTGTAGAAAAACTGTGGCA
Encoded here:
- the CANX gene encoding calnexin, coding for MELKWLLCVTLLALGILVLQAHDTDEDNDADDVVDIEDDLDDGIEDVEESKSETSSAPPAPKVTYRPPVPTGEVYFVESFDKGTLEGWVLSRAKKDDTDDEIAKYDGKWEVQDMKETKLPGDKGLVMVTRAKHHAISSKLSKPFVFDSKPLIIQYEVNFQNGIECGGAYVKLLSKTPELNLDQFHDKTPYTIMFGPDKCGEDYKLHFIFRHKNPKTGKYEEKHAKRPDADLKTYFTDKKTHLYTLVLNPDNSFEILVDQTVVNSGNLLNDMSPPVNPPREIEDPNDQKPEDWDERPKIPDPDAVKPDDWDEDAPAKIADENAVKPEGWLDDEPEYVADPDAEKPEDWDEDMDGEWEAPQIANPKCETAPGCGTWQRPMIDNPNYKGKWKPPMIDNVNYQGIWKPRKIPNPDFFEDLEPFKMTPVSAVGLELWSMTSDIFFDNFIICTERAVADDWASDGWGLKKAADGAAEPGVVGQMMAAAEERPWLWVVYILTVALPVFLVVLFCCSGKKQPSAAEYKKTDAPQPDVVDDEKEEEKDKGEKEEEEEEEDANDEKLEKQKSDADLGSASQEEEEEEEEEDRKPASEEEETVNRSPRNRKPRKD